The window ggTCAAGTTGGTACCTCTGCATGACTGCCAGGAGCCAAAGTCTTGCTGCAGCGTTCGCAGCGCAGACATGGACGGTGCCAGTTCTTCCCCAGAGACGACACTTtctcagctacacacacacacacaccacacgaaTCATGTTCTTTTCCTTTATAAATGGACTTTTTTCAGCTTGAGACCCAACAGAAACTGGGATCTGCTCACCAAAATACACGGTCTTGTTGCACCGCGGGCAGATGTTGGGTCCTCCAGAGAAGGACGAGAAACTCGCCGCTAAATAATAATTTTAGTTATAACAATAAATCCCTCCAGTTCAGAGCCAACCCCACATTTTTTCCTAGCATCTATTTTTGCTCCATGCGTTTCTCACCCTTGACAGGTCCTCGTGCGGGggcccttttctcctcctcttggttcctgctggtttccATAGAAACAGAAGCAGGGGCCTCGTTGACAGGATCGTCATACACATAGGAACCGGCTCCGCCGATGTTCACACCTTGTCCAAGACGCAAAAATGTTACAGACAAGAATTGAGGCCACAGACCGACGACAGAGAGGAACTGAGGAGGAGCAAGCGCCACCTTTAGGCCCAAAGAGGGCGGCGTAGCACGGTTTGTGACAGTAAGGCGTCCCGTCATGCTGCCAAagacaagatggaggaaaaaattaGCAGGGAGAGGTTGCACTTTTGTTCAATCACTGTGGATTTTTCTTTACAAATGTCACCATTCATCACAGATTTGAGTTGTCCAACACTTTTCCACCCCTGAACTACTCTGACACCTGACCCCGAGGGCAGCTGAAATACAACAGTCAAGACCAAACCCAGGCTTTATTCTGTGAAGTTGACTTGACCCTCTTGTCCATcgcaacaaacacacagaaactgtTGCATTTTTAACTACCAGAATCAATAACAGCCAGAAAGGAACTTTCTTAGAATGTGTTTCTTGCTTTACTCACACAGTCAAAGCCGTTTGTGATGCAATGACTTTCATAATTAACTCTCAGTGGCCACTTACATGTTTTCGCCTGGCACCGACAGGCAGTGCGCCGAAATCTGCAAGCTGCTGTCGTATCAGCTGGATGTGATTAACAGCCATAAAACTcaaaaaacagccacaaaggAATATTTTCCTGATTAAACTGCTGTTTTGCCGACACAGGTGTGAGCAGTTTGAGTTCAGATGTTTTCTGTCAAGTTGTGGAGTCATTGTAGTCACTCATTGGGGCCATAATGACTTCCCACAGTGGTGGTGTTCTCATATGTGGTTACATGTTTTCCACCTGAAACCCACTGACACACGGCTCCCCAAACCCCTTGTACCTCAGCGTGGCCTCCAGGATTCAACGTCTTGTTGCAGCGTTCACACTTCAGACAGAACTTGTGCCAATCTTTGCCTAAAGACGAGACTTTCTCcgctgcagaggaagaaaagagagagaagagtggAATGTATAAcaacagctgagctgcagctatAAAATATGCACAAATAAAACAATTGTTCATCAAACTGTTGCCAAAAGAGACAAACAgtgtgttttatctttttagAGATAAAGTGAAAATGGCTTTATAAATAGatcaaaaacatcaacaaaaaaGGTGAagaatttggggggggggggttattttttGCATGAGTCCTGGAATGAAAAGAAGACACAAAGCAGAGCCTCATATCTGAATATAAGGTATAATCAACAACTgtctgaaaaatgtgttttagtaGTGAAAATTCTGACATTTTAGTCCAAACCGGTGCATCAAATTAAGCTGGAGTTGAACACAAAAATGACCGAAACTTTTTTAGTGTTTCCTTATTGTCATAACATGTAAAATTCTTTGTACGTGTTTGATCTTAACAATTTCAGGATCTGGATCCCAGAATATCCCAGCGGACTGATACTGGGCAACACTTCCTGCTCAGAATCACTGGTCAGCCCGTCAGCGAGACATGTGGCGGCCTGATATCAGACACGTGTTCATATTTAAACCGTGGTATCTCAAATATCCGTGTCTGTGACACAAATATCATCTGTCTGGTCATCATGAAGATTTCagttaaaatgtgcatttaatGTCAGAAACCAGCTGGAAATGAACTTAAATGCAGCATGTTTGTTTCGGCCGCAGGATTTTATCAGccagagaaaggaaggaaaaatcaATGGGCTCATCACCTTCATGGTGGAGCTGAATACAACATGTTTACAGTAAAAATCACTATCAGGCTGGGATTGATAACAATGATAACATACACGGCTGTTAATGGCTCCCAGTTATCTCTTCCACAGATATGGAGACAATAATAGCCCACGAGGAGTGAGGAATGGTCACATCCAGCATACTCACAAAATGCTTTGCTTGAAAGGGTCTGCAAAGGCTTTTGCAGCTAGACGTAACAAAAAGCAATTAAATGTTCAGGAAACTCTGGGGCGGGGGCTGCAGTGTTGAAAGTTAACATTATTTCTGCTGATTACCGGTATATTATATCTGGAGCAAAAGTTCCAGGAGCATCTGGACACAGGACccaaacacaacagacacacagatcaaaaatcagccaaaaatccAGAAATAACTCAAGATGCTTAAACAGGACTACCAATTTTTCTGAAAGAGCCAAAGATGTCAGTAAATTCAGCAAAGAAATTTAGTCCTTTATAATTGTTGTAATTTATACACCTCTGCCGTCTGAACTAGACTTTGCAGTCTAACTAATCTCATGATTCTTAAAACGATTTTCTCCAATGGACAATTAAATAATATCACcatatgaaatgaaatgaaatatggCCTTTTTGTCAACCAGTTCCGATGGTCATGaatgtccttttttaaaaatctagcCTCGTTTCACTGGTTTGATTATTTCATGTCGAATAAATATTGACAAGAGTGGTTAAAGTCTCCACCCAACGACCAGCGATTAGGGTTTTGTTTCATTTCGACGCTACCTGCAGAAAACTTACCGAAATAAACCGTCTTGTCGCATTTTGGACATTTTGACGCCATTTTCCGGCTGAACAAAGACACGATCTACGGTTGTGCCGGTGTCCCAGAGCTCTGCGAGTCTGACGGCCGACTGTCTGCAGCTTCACaacgaagaagaagaggaggatgaagaacgAAGGTGTCGgtcgtgatgatgatgaggatacACTCGCATCCTCTGCCCCACCTTCATTATCATAACCACGCCCCAGTATCGCCGCACATACGAATTACAGCCAATCAGGGGCGCTGAAAGGGGCGGAGACTATCTCTGTTGGGACTCGACGCTGCTGTTGTCACGTGACACAACTATTTCGAATTTTTCCTGTATTATTTTCTTATAATTTTCACTTTTCATTCAATCGTTCAGAATTCTCAGCATTTTGAATGTAAGTTAAGAGTTCCTTTTTTTTCAAGTTTATTTTAAGATTTTCCATATTTCCATATTACATTAACAGTATAGTTAGCACAatcctgttgtgtttttgtcacaGCCAGCTCCTGTTCTCTCAAGTAAATTTTAAATTTAGCCATCATGGCCCCGCTTCCAGCtttgtttgtttcctctgtgtggTTGCTAGGTTATTGCCCGACAGGGAATGTTAAGTGATGCTCAGCAGCTCCCAGGAGATCTGTGTCCATTCTTCATgttgtaaaaacacacaaacaaacttgaactttttttccccattcccTCCTGTTCAACCAAACCAATGTTCATGTTTGAGTGGCAGCTGGAATAAGTGGATGCAAAGAAAGTAAATGTTTTTCTGCCTGATAAAACTTTCACTCCATCTGCAG of the Takifugu flavidus isolate HTHZ2018 chromosome 19, ASM371156v2, whole genome shotgun sequence genome contains:
- the crip2l gene encoding cysteine-rich protein 2-like, whose translation is MASKCPKCDKTVYFAEKVSSLGKDWHKFCLKCERCNKTLNPGGHAEHDGTPYCHKPCYAALFGPKGVNIGGAGSYVYDDPVNEAPASVSMETSRNQEEEKRAPARGPVKAASFSSFSGGPNICPRCNKTVYFAEKVSSLGKNWHRPCLRCERCSKTLAPGSHAEHDGQPYCHKPCYAVLFGPKGVNTGGVGSYIYDDPVEETQP